A window from Herbaspirillum sp. meg3 encodes these proteins:
- a CDS encoding sensor domain-containing diguanylate cyclase, translating into MALIKSQPATLLEVMEHHIQFTENGIAVFDAEDRFIFHNQAFDCIFGLDASAMVGWTHDDWLTWMYVHRGGVNIEWDSLESWLGYVHSVSRSKPFRRFETDLRDGRWLLVSEQTYPSGHLVLHFADITLQKKTEMELKEAIAKIEHIAQTDELTNLPNRRHILNRFHEELLRAARYKHEFCFGILDIDHFKLVNDKYGHPAGDEVLRHFSRFLRDHLRSQDIVGRVGGEEFAILFPETKLDDALLVLSRINETLRKERLVQIAPDFSYSFSGGLVSSEPDLMEDCTLLMAKADKALYQAKNGGRNRVLRYQDDSLISIP; encoded by the coding sequence ATGGCACTAATCAAATCCCAACCAGCCACTCTCCTGGAAGTCATGGAGCATCACATCCAGTTTACGGAAAATGGGATTGCCGTCTTCGACGCGGAAGACCGCTTCATTTTTCATAATCAGGCCTTTGACTGTATTTTCGGCCTGGACGCCAGCGCCATGGTCGGCTGGACGCACGACGACTGGCTGACCTGGATGTATGTGCATCGGGGCGGTGTCAACATCGAATGGGATTCCCTTGAATCCTGGCTGGGCTATGTGCATAGTGTGTCGCGCTCCAAACCGTTCCGGCGATTTGAGACGGATCTGAGGGATGGTCGATGGCTGCTGGTCAGCGAGCAGACCTATCCTTCCGGACATCTGGTTTTGCATTTCGCCGACATCACGCTGCAGAAGAAGACCGAGATGGAATTAAAGGAAGCCATCGCCAAGATCGAACACATCGCACAGACCGACGAACTCACCAATCTGCCCAACCGGCGCCATATCCTGAACCGCTTCCATGAAGAGCTTTTGCGGGCGGCACGCTACAAACATGAGTTCTGTTTCGGCATCCTCGACATCGACCATTTCAAACTGGTGAACGACAAATATGGCCACCCGGCCGGCGACGAGGTGCTGCGGCATTTTTCCAGGTTCTTGCGCGACCATCTTCGCTCGCAGGATATTGTCGGTCGGGTGGGCGGAGAAGAGTTCGCCATCCTGTTTCCGGAAACCAAACTGGACGATGCGCTGCTGGTCCTGAGCCGGATCAACGAGACCTTGCGTAAAGAACGCCTTGTGCAGATCGCGCCGGATTTCTCCTATAGTTTTTCCGGCGGCCTGGTGTCGTCGGAACCCGACCTGATGGAGGACTGTACCTTGCTCATGGCAAAAGCCGACAAAGCGCTTTATCAGGCCAAGAACGGCGGGCGCAACCGGGTGCTGCGGTATCAGGATGATTCCCTGATCAGTATTCCTTGA
- a CDS encoding SLAC1 anion channel family protein, translating into MESFHPSRRIRTRAQPSVRYLPVSLFSSVMSVAGLSLAWRLAHQAYGVDLGVSQAIGIIALAMFAVLSLSYLSKLIKHPETVKQEFAHPVIASFFGTVGISILLLSSIIGSYSASAQLVVWIIGTILTLVLSIVMISRMLNGNTAPATVMPAWLIAGVGSLDIVVSGGAFMDGWAYQVNLLAAAVGSVSAIVFFILIFSRLIHHDPLADGMRPSKMILMAPFSVGFIAYVNLMQRVDMFASLLFYFGLFLFVIIFYRLMVKPPAFSPSWWAIGFPMAALTNAAFIYAGAVGGAGLALIAAVLLFLLTASIAVLAFRTLHSLFCGRLLIA; encoded by the coding sequence ATGGAATCGTTTCATCCCAGTCGCAGAATCCGAACCCGCGCTCAACCTTCCGTCCGCTATTTGCCTGTCAGCCTCTTTAGCTCGGTCATGAGTGTGGCGGGGCTCTCGCTGGCCTGGCGTCTTGCCCACCAGGCCTATGGTGTCGACCTTGGCGTGTCGCAGGCGATTGGTATCATCGCGCTGGCGATGTTCGCCGTCCTGAGCCTGTCCTACCTGAGCAAGCTCATCAAACATCCCGAAACGGTGAAGCAGGAGTTCGCGCATCCCGTCATCGCCAGCTTCTTCGGTACGGTAGGCATCAGCATCCTGCTCCTGTCGAGCATCATCGGCAGCTACAGTGCTTCGGCTCAGTTGGTCGTCTGGATCATCGGCACGATCCTGACCCTCGTGCTGAGCATCGTCATGATTTCCCGGATGCTGAACGGCAATACCGCTCCCGCCACGGTGATGCCGGCCTGGCTGATCGCCGGTGTCGGCAGCCTGGATATCGTGGTCAGCGGCGGTGCTTTCATGGACGGCTGGGCTTATCAGGTGAACCTGCTTGCCGCCGCCGTCGGCAGCGTCAGCGCCATCGTTTTTTTCATCCTGATCTTTTCCCGGCTGATTCACCATGATCCTCTGGCGGACGGCATGCGGCCGTCGAAGATGATACTGATGGCGCCGTTCAGTGTCGGCTTTATCGCCTATGTGAATCTGATGCAGCGTGTCGACATGTTTGCGTCGCTGCTGTTTTACTTTGGCTTGTTCCTGTTCGTGATCATCTTCTATCGCCTGATGGTGAAGCCGCCGGCATTTTCACCGTCTTGGTGGGCGATCGGCTTTCCGATGGCGGCGTTGACCAATGCTGCGTTCATCTACGCGGGTGCAGTCGGCGGAGCGGGGTTGGCGCTGATTGCGGCAGTCCTGCTGTTTCTGCTCACGGCGTCGATTGCGGTGCTGGCGTTTCGCACGCTGCATAGCTTGTTCTGCGGCCGTCTGCTGATCGCCTGA
- a CDS encoding GlxA family transcriptional regulator — MKLTLVVFDGVQALDVAGPLDVFAEANLLLPKKDHYEITLVGERPDSVMCSSGMEFKVHFDYPNFHSDSDLLLVAGGPRVPEYRPDPAFLAWLNARARKATKFGAVCNGVFLLGHAGLLAGREVTTHWDHAERLATQFPDLNVRPDKIFVRDGNLFTCGGVTAGIDLCLSLVAEDWGHDLAVTVAKRLIVYIRRDGGQSQYSPYLAVGPNEDSLVAKVLKYVTDHIGEALTIEDIADAVGVSRRTFSRAFAKHAHVTPSVFVEQVRIDFARKLLEETDVPLKTVAFRCGFSTATQMRMIFSRQLNTTPKLYRERFHANDAPRVEAVASSKKKSRAALRPAKAAY; from the coding sequence ATGAAACTGACCCTGGTGGTTTTCGACGGCGTGCAGGCGCTCGACGTTGCCGGGCCTCTGGACGTGTTCGCCGAGGCGAATCTGCTGCTGCCGAAGAAAGACCATTACGAGATCACACTCGTCGGCGAACGGCCGGACAGTGTCATGTGTTCCAGCGGCATGGAATTCAAGGTTCACTTCGACTATCCGAATTTCCATTCCGACAGCGATCTGCTGCTGGTGGCGGGCGGGCCAAGGGTACCCGAGTATCGCCCCGATCCGGCCTTCCTTGCCTGGCTCAATGCGCGTGCCCGCAAGGCAACCAAATTCGGCGCCGTCTGCAATGGCGTGTTCTTGCTGGGACATGCCGGGCTTCTGGCGGGACGCGAAGTGACGACGCATTGGGATCATGCCGAGCGGCTTGCAACACAATTCCCCGATCTGAATGTCCGGCCCGACAAGATATTCGTACGCGACGGCAATCTGTTCACCTGCGGCGGCGTCACTGCCGGCATCGATCTCTGCCTGTCACTGGTCGCAGAAGACTGGGGCCATGATCTCGCCGTCACAGTGGCCAAGCGCCTGATCGTCTACATCCGCCGCGACGGCGGGCAATCGCAATACAGCCCTTATCTCGCGGTCGGGCCCAATGAGGATTCGCTGGTCGCCAAGGTACTGAAATATGTGACCGACCACATCGGCGAAGCCTTGACCATCGAAGATATCGCCGACGCCGTGGGTGTCAGCCGCCGCACGTTTTCACGCGCCTTCGCCAAACATGCCCACGTCACGCCATCCGTGTTTGTAGAACAGGTGCGCATCGATTTTGCACGCAAGCTGCTGGAAGAAACGGATGTACCGCTGAAGACCGTGGCCTTCCGCTGCGGGTTCAGCACCGCGACACAGATGCGGATGATCTTTTCGCGCCAGCTGAACACCACGCCCAAGCTCTACAGAGAACGTTTCCACGCGAACGATGCACCTCGTGTTGAGGCCGTGGCCTCGTCAAAGAAAAAATCTCGCGCCGCATTGCGGCCCGCCAAAGCCGCTTACTAG
- the ilvD gene encoding dihydroxy-acid dehydratase has product MPVYRSRTTTQGRNMAGARALWRATGMKDGDFDKPIVAVVNSFTQFVPGHVHLKDLGQLVAREIEASGGVAKEFNTIAVDDGIAMGHGGMLYSLPSRDLIADSVEYMVNAHCADAMVCISNCDKITPGMLMAAMRLNIPVVFVSGGPMEAGKVVKVVNNDRKVIKLDLIDAMIKAGDSTVSDADVAEIERSACPTCGSCSGMFTANSMNCLTEALGLSLPGNGTIVATHADRKELFLGAGRLIVELAKRHYEQDDYSVLPRSIASKAAFENAMALDVSMGGSTNTVLHLLAAAHEAQVEFTMADIDRISRKVPCLCKVAPMTDKFHIEDVHRAGGIIAILGELARAGLLDTSLPTVHSKTMGEAIEKYDIRVSSDAAVHKLFRAAPGGVPSQTAFSQAERYEHGDLDRSIGCIRDRAHAYSQDGGLAVLYGNIAEKGCIVKTAGVDESILKFSGKARVFESQDAAVEGILGDTVHAGDVVIIRYEGPKGGPGMQEMLYPTSYIKSKGLGKACALFTDGRFSGGSSGLVIGHASPEAAEGGAIGLVEEGDMIDIDIPARTINLRVTAEVLAQRRTKMEALGHDAWQPLGRERVVSQALQAYAALTTSADRGAVRDLSQLKR; this is encoded by the coding sequence ATGCCCGTCTATCGTTCCCGCACCACCACCCAAGGCCGCAACATGGCGGGTGCCCGCGCATTGTGGCGCGCCACCGGCATGAAGGATGGCGATTTCGACAAGCCTATCGTGGCGGTGGTCAACTCGTTCACGCAATTCGTCCCGGGCCACGTCCATCTGAAAGACCTGGGCCAACTGGTGGCGCGCGAGATCGAGGCATCCGGTGGGGTCGCCAAAGAATTCAATACCATTGCCGTCGATGACGGTATCGCCATGGGCCACGGCGGCATGTTGTACTCGCTGCCATCGCGCGACCTGATCGCCGACTCGGTTGAATACATGGTCAATGCGCACTGCGCCGATGCGATGGTGTGCATCTCCAATTGCGACAAGATTACACCGGGCATGCTGATGGCCGCGATGCGCCTCAATATTCCTGTGGTGTTTGTTTCCGGCGGTCCGATGGAAGCGGGCAAGGTAGTCAAGGTCGTCAACAACGATCGCAAGGTCATCAAGCTTGATCTGATCGACGCCATGATCAAAGCCGGCGACTCCACCGTGTCCGACGCAGACGTGGCTGAAATCGAACGCTCCGCCTGTCCGACCTGCGGTTCCTGTTCCGGCATGTTCACTGCCAACTCGATGAACTGCCTGACTGAAGCGCTGGGCCTCTCGTTGCCGGGCAATGGCACCATCGTCGCAACACACGCCGATCGCAAGGAACTCTTCCTCGGTGCGGGCCGCCTGATCGTTGAACTGGCCAAGCGTCACTACGAGCAAGACGATTACTCGGTTCTGCCACGCAGCATCGCCAGCAAGGCCGCGTTTGAAAACGCGATGGCGCTGGATGTGTCGATGGGCGGCTCCACCAACACCGTGCTGCACTTGCTGGCTGCTGCGCACGAAGCCCAGGTGGAATTCACCATGGCAGACATCGACCGTATTTCGCGCAAGGTGCCCTGCCTGTGCAAGGTCGCACCAATGACCGACAAGTTCCATATCGAAGACGTGCACCGCGCCGGCGGCATCATTGCGATTCTGGGCGAGCTGGCACGTGCCGGTCTGCTCGATACATCGTTGCCGACCGTGCACAGCAAGACCATGGGCGAAGCGATCGAGAAGTACGATATTCGCGTCAGCAGCGATGCCGCCGTGCACAAGCTGTTCCGCGCCGCACCGGGCGGCGTGCCATCGCAGACGGCGTTCTCGCAGGCTGAACGCTACGAACACGGCGATCTCGACCGCAGCATCGGTTGCATCCGCGACCGTGCACACGCCTATTCGCAAGACGGTGGCCTCGCGGTCTTGTACGGCAACATTGCTGAAAAGGGTTGCATCGTCAAAACTGCCGGCGTGGATGAAAGCATTCTGAAGTTCTCCGGCAAGGCACGCGTGTTCGAGAGCCAGGACGCAGCCGTAGAAGGCATTCTGGGCGACACCGTGCATGCGGGTGACGTCGTCATCATTCGTTACGAAGGTCCGAAGGGCGGTCCCGGCATGCAAGAGATGCTGTATCCGACGTCCTACATCAAGTCCAAGGGTCTCGGCAAGGCTTGCGCCTTGTTCACCGACGGTCGTTTCTCCGGCGGTTCCTCAGGTCTGGTGATCGGCCACGCTTCGCCGGAAGCGGCTGAAGGCGGCGCCATCGGTCTGGTGGAAGAGGGCGACATGATCGACATCGACATCCCGGCCCGCACGATCAACCTGCGTGTGACCGCTGAAGTTCTGGCACAGCGCCGTACCAAGATGGAAGCACTCGGTCACGATGCATGGCAGCCGCTGGGCCGTGAACGTGTGGTGTCGCAAGCGCTGCAAGCCTACGCCGCATTGACCACCTCGGCCGATCGCGGCGCGGTGCGCGACTTGTCACAACTGAAGCGCTGA
- a CDS encoding cupin domain-containing protein: MRQHIVVLSIAVVGAFVAGMAVSPFAQHAISTAHAEQAPLAPAVIDLNAITHAMLPKTPYPELNSKTLVNTDNATINLQSGNVNKHIHAKTDEIQYIIEGSGSIWLGGERKEFKPGTLIIIPKGTPHAGAIVANGPVKAIAIKIPPQGKEDIVFVD, from the coding sequence ATGCGTCAACACATCGTGGTTCTCTCCATCGCAGTTGTCGGTGCGTTCGTGGCCGGAATGGCAGTCTCGCCATTCGCGCAGCACGCGATTTCCACCGCACATGCAGAACAGGCGCCGCTGGCGCCGGCGGTGATTGATCTCAATGCGATCACCCATGCCATGCTCCCCAAAACGCCATATCCCGAGTTGAACTCGAAGACGCTTGTCAATACGGACAACGCCACGATCAATCTTCAGTCTGGCAACGTCAACAAACACATTCACGCCAAGACCGACGAGATCCAGTACATCATCGAAGGCAGCGGCTCGATATGGCTGGGCGGTGAGCGCAAGGAATTCAAACCCGGCACGCTGATCATCATCCCCAAAGGTACGCCGCACGCCGGCGCTATCGTCGCCAACGGGCCGGTCAAAGCCATCGCGATCAAGATCCCGCCTCAGGGCAAGGAAGATATCGTGTTCGTGGACTGA
- a CDS encoding MDR family MFS transporter, whose product MSESIQAKRHLVIAAVMASMAMVALEATIVATAMPQIVTQLGGLHLYSWVFSSFLLTQTAMTVVFGKLSDLYGRKPVMLAGIAIFLLGSVLAGFAWSMPAMIVFRLIQGVGAGAIQPVSMTIVADLYPARERGKVQGYLASVWAVSAVLGPLVGSLIIHDMSWAWIFWLNVPIGLAAAAGFVMFLREGERHGKPSLDIPGAVLFTAAIGALMFALTDIGASNTEHAMIELAIFAACTVLFVLQERRAVDPMISFSIWAHRPIAASNCATVFVGMAMMGLTTFLPVYVQGVLHRTPVVAGLALTMMMVGWPLGATTTAKSLHRFGLRQLMVFGSGVIPLGALFFVLLTPDSSPLMAGIGSLIMGLGMGIASVSSLVLIQEIVEPRQRGSATASNLFSRNLGNTLGATLFGAVLNYGLAHAPGSVPVTADQIKHLLDTQADSGVQNMLVQDALHHSLHITFVMMFVIAIAVLLAAMVVPHISLRRNVQVSPHENL is encoded by the coding sequence ATGTCCGAATCAATCCAAGCAAAACGCCACCTTGTCATCGCAGCCGTGATGGCCTCCATGGCAATGGTCGCGCTCGAAGCCACCATTGTCGCCACCGCCATGCCGCAAATCGTCACGCAACTGGGAGGACTGCATCTCTACAGCTGGGTGTTTTCTTCCTTCCTGCTCACGCAGACGGCGATGACGGTCGTGTTCGGCAAACTCTCCGACCTGTATGGCCGCAAACCCGTGATGCTGGCCGGTATCGCAATCTTTTTGCTGGGCTCGGTGCTGGCGGGGTTCGCCTGGTCGATGCCGGCGATGATCGTGTTTCGTCTGATCCAGGGCGTCGGCGCAGGGGCCATCCAGCCCGTGTCGATGACCATCGTCGCCGATCTTTATCCAGCCCGCGAACGGGGCAAAGTGCAAGGTTATCTGGCCAGCGTCTGGGCGGTATCGGCGGTACTTGGCCCGCTGGTCGGCAGCCTGATTATTCATGATATGTCGTGGGCCTGGATCTTCTGGCTTAATGTGCCGATCGGACTGGCAGCTGCGGCCGGCTTCGTCATGTTCTTGCGCGAAGGCGAGCGGCACGGTAAGCCATCGCTCGATATTCCGGGGGCCGTCTTGTTTACCGCGGCGATCGGTGCGCTGATGTTTGCGCTGACCGACATCGGCGCGTCCAACACAGAACACGCCATGATCGAGCTGGCCATCTTCGCCGCCTGTACGGTGCTGTTTGTGTTGCAGGAACGCCGCGCGGTCGATCCGATGATTTCTTTCAGCATCTGGGCCCACCGCCCGATTGCAGCGTCGAATTGCGCAACGGTGTTTGTGGGCATGGCAATGATGGGATTGACGACTTTCCTGCCGGTGTATGTGCAGGGCGTATTGCATCGCACGCCGGTTGTCGCCGGTCTTGCGCTGACCATGATGATGGTCGGCTGGCCGCTCGGTGCGACGACCACGGCAAAATCACTGCATCGTTTCGGGCTGCGGCAATTGATGGTGTTCGGCAGCGGTGTGATTCCGCTGGGCGCGCTGTTCTTTGTACTGCTCACCCCCGATAGCTCTCCGTTGATGGCCGGCATCGGTTCGCTGATCATGGGGCTTGGCATGGGTATCGCCAGTGTCAGCTCGCTGGTGCTGATTCAGGAAATCGTGGAGCCGCGCCAACGCGGCAGCGCGACGGCATCGAATCTTTTCTCCCGCAATCTGGGCAACACGCTGGGAGCGACCCTATTCGGCGCGGTGCTCAATTACGGACTCGCGCATGCGCCTGGTTCGGTTCCCGTGACTGCCGATCAGATCAAGCATTTGCTCGACACACAAGCCGATAGCGGCGTACAAAATATGCTGGTGCAGGACGCCTTGCATCATTCGCTGCACATCACCTTTGTGATGATGTTTGTGATTGCGATCGCGGTCTTGTTGGCGGCGATGGTGGTGCCGCATATTTCCTTGCGGCGAAATGTACAAGTATCGCCGCACGAAAATCTCTGA